From Endozoicomonas sp. 8E, the proteins below share one genomic window:
- the pheS gene encoding phenylalanine--tRNA ligase subunit alpha: protein MENLETLVSPIVVSALAEVESAANAADLDQVRVRFLGKKGELTQLLKGLGKLSPEERPKAGGFINEAKQQVQAALDVKREGLEKVALEARLASETIDVTLSGRSQNLGTVHPVTRTMERITDYFGNIGFEVAQGPEIEDDYHNFEALNIPGHHPARAMHDTFYFNDSTVLRTHTSPVQVRVMEALSKAGEKPPIAIVCPGKVYRCDSDQTHSPMFHQVEGLYVAEKVSFADLKSVLSDFLRVFFERDDLKVRFRPSYFPFTEPSAEVDIEWGRNEDGSIKWLEVLGCGMVHPKVFEYSGIDTNKYTGFAFGLGVERFAMLRYGVNDLRQFFDNDLRFLSQFN, encoded by the coding sequence ATGGAGAATCTGGAAACACTTGTTTCACCTATAGTCGTCTCTGCCCTGGCGGAAGTTGAGTCAGCTGCCAATGCCGCTGATCTGGACCAGGTTCGGGTACGGTTTCTTGGCAAAAAAGGCGAGCTGACCCAGCTGTTGAAAGGTCTGGGCAAACTGTCTCCGGAAGAACGTCCGAAGGCGGGCGGCTTTATTAACGAAGCCAAGCAGCAGGTTCAGGCTGCCCTGGATGTGAAACGTGAAGGTCTGGAGAAAGTGGCTCTGGAAGCTCGCCTGGCCAGTGAAACCATTGATGTCACCCTGTCCGGCCGTAGTCAGAACCTGGGGACGGTTCACCCAGTTACCCGCACCATGGAGCGCATCACCGATTACTTTGGCAACATCGGCTTTGAAGTGGCCCAGGGGCCCGAAATCGAAGACGATTACCACAACTTTGAAGCGTTGAATATTCCCGGTCATCACCCGGCCCGTGCCATGCACGATACTTTTTACTTCAATGACAGCACCGTTCTGAGAACCCACACTTCTCCGGTTCAGGTGCGTGTCATGGAAGCCCTGAGCAAGGCCGGTGAGAAACCGCCTATTGCCATTGTTTGCCCGGGCAAGGTGTACCGTTGCGATTCCGACCAGACCCACAGCCCGATGTTTCACCAGGTCGAAGGTCTTTATGTGGCCGAGAAAGTCAGCTTCGCTGACCTGAAGAGTGTTCTCAGTGACTTCCTGAGAGTGTTCTTTGAGCGTGACGACCTGAAAGTCCGCTTTCGTCCTTCCTACTTCCCGTTCACTGAGCCTTCTGCAGAAGTGGACATTGAGTGGGGACGCAATGAAGACGGTTCCATCAAGTGGCTGGAGGTTCTGGGCTGCGGTATGGTCCATCCGAAAGTCTTTGAATACTCCGGTATTGATACCAACAAGTACACAGGCTTTGCCTTCGGTCTGGGGGTTGAGCGTTTTGCCATGCTCCGTTACGGCGTAAACGATTTACGTCAGTTCTTTGATAATGACCTGCGCTTCCTGAGCCAGTTCAATTAA
- the rplT gene encoding 50S ribosomal protein L20 gives MARVKRGVIARKRHKKVLKAAKGYYGARSRVFRVAKQAVTKAGQYAYRDRRQRKRQFRALWIARINAGARTNGLSYSRFIAGLKKSAIEIDRKVLADLAVHDKAVFGQLVEKAKASLA, from the coding sequence ATGGCACGTGTAAAACGTGGTGTAATCGCGCGCAAGCGCCACAAGAAAGTTCTTAAGGCCGCCAAAGGTTACTACGGAGCACGTTCACGTGTATTCCGCGTAGCCAAACAGGCTGTAACCAAAGCCGGTCAGTACGCTTACCGCGACCGTCGTCAGCGTAAACGTCAGTTCCGTGCTCTATGGATTGCCCGTATCAACGCCGGTGCGCGTACCAACGGTCTGTCCTACAGTCGTTTCATTGCGGGCCTGAAGAAGTCTGCGATCGAAATCGACCGAAAGGTTCTGGCTGATCTGGCTGTTCACGACAAGGCCGTTTTCGGTCAGCTGGTTGAAAAGGCTAAAGCTTCTCTGGCTTGA
- the rpmI gene encoding 50S ribosomal protein L35 yields MPKMKTNSGAAKRFKKTASGYKRKGAFKSHILTKMTTKRKRQLRGTSMVTPADQGLVKRMLRD; encoded by the coding sequence ATGCCAAAAATGAAAACCAACAGTGGTGCCGCCAAGCGTTTCAAGAAAACGGCTAGCGGTTACAAGCGTAAGGGTGCCTTCAAGAGTCACATCCTGACCAAGATGACCACCAAGCGTAAGCGTCAGCTGCGTGGTACCTCCATGGTAACACCTGCTGACCAGGGTCTCGTTAAGCGTATGCTGCGCGACTAA
- the thrS gene encoding threonine--tRNA ligase, whose product MPVITLPDGSKREFADAVSVMEVAQDIGPGLAKATLAGRINGELVDASTKITDDSELAIITSRDEEGVEVIRHSTAHLLAMATQDLYPGAQVTIGPVIDNGFYYDFSYERAFNLEDLEKIEKRMAELAKQDLGIERVVMTRNEAISAFKAMGEEYKVEIINDLPENEVISVYRQGEWMDLCRGPHVPSTGKLKAFKLMRVAGAYWRGDSSNEMLTRIYGTAWEDKKALKAYLQRLEEAEKRDHRKLGKKLDLFHMQEEAPGMVFWHPNGWAIYQELEQYMRKKQIMHGYKEIKTPQLVDRSLWEKSGHWDKFQDDMFTTNSEERDIAVKPMNCPCHVQVFNQGLKSYRDLPLRLAEFGSCHRNEPSGALHGIMRVRGFVQDDAHIFATEDQIQSEVAAFIDFLHEVYEDFGFSRDNMLYKLSTRPEKRVGSDEIWDKAEKALADALNAQALPWEELPGEGAFYGPKIEFSLKDCIGRVWQCGTIQVDFSMPGRLGAEYVDESGERKTPVMLHRAILGSFERFIGILIEHYEGAMPPWLAPKQVAILNITDRQASYAAELEKMLMEKGVRVKADLRNEKIGFKIREHTLNKVPYLLVIGDKEMENRTVAVRTRTGEDLGTMPVEAFKERLAADISKRGRTA is encoded by the coding sequence ATGCCTGTAATTACGCTTCCCGACGGCAGCAAGCGCGAATTTGCTGACGCCGTTTCTGTAATGGAAGTGGCCCAGGATATTGGTCCGGGCCTGGCCAAGGCGACTCTGGCGGGTCGTATCAATGGTGAGCTGGTGGATGCCAGTACCAAAATCACGGATGACTCTGAGCTGGCTATTATCACTTCCCGTGATGAAGAAGGTGTTGAGGTGATCCGTCACTCAACGGCTCACCTTTTGGCTATGGCCACCCAGGATCTGTATCCCGGTGCCCAGGTCACCATTGGTCCTGTGATTGACAATGGTTTTTATTACGACTTCTCCTATGAGCGGGCATTTAACCTCGAAGACCTGGAGAAGATTGAAAAGCGTATGGCTGAGCTGGCAAAGCAAGATCTGGGTATTGAGCGAGTGGTGATGACTCGTAACGAAGCCATCAGTGCTTTCAAAGCCATGGGTGAAGAGTACAAGGTCGAGATCATTAATGACCTGCCCGAAAATGAAGTGATCTCCGTTTACCGTCAGGGTGAGTGGATGGATCTTTGCCGTGGCCCACACGTTCCTTCAACAGGTAAGCTGAAAGCCTTCAAGCTGATGCGTGTAGCCGGTGCCTACTGGCGAGGTGATTCCAGTAACGAAATGCTGACCCGTATCTACGGAACGGCCTGGGAAGACAAGAAAGCCCTGAAAGCTTACCTGCAGCGTCTGGAAGAAGCCGAGAAGCGTGATCACCGTAAATTGGGTAAGAAGCTGGACCTCTTCCACATGCAGGAAGAAGCACCGGGCATGGTTTTTTGGCACCCCAATGGCTGGGCCATCTATCAGGAACTTGAACAGTACATGCGTAAAAAGCAGATTATGCATGGCTACAAAGAGATCAAAACTCCACAGCTGGTGGATCGCTCCCTCTGGGAAAAATCCGGTCACTGGGATAAGTTCCAGGACGACATGTTCACCACCAACTCGGAAGAGCGTGATATTGCTGTTAAGCCCATGAACTGCCCATGCCACGTTCAGGTCTTCAATCAGGGGCTGAAAAGCTACCGTGATCTGCCGCTGCGACTGGCGGAATTTGGCTCCTGTCATCGTAACGAGCCATCCGGTGCACTCCATGGAATCATGCGTGTTCGTGGTTTTGTTCAGGACGATGCTCATATTTTCGCAACAGAAGATCAGATTCAGTCGGAAGTGGCTGCCTTTATCGATTTCCTCCATGAAGTGTATGAGGACTTTGGCTTCAGTCGTGACAACATGCTCTACAAACTGTCTACCCGTCCTGAAAAGCGCGTAGGTTCTGACGAAATTTGGGATAAAGCCGAAAAAGCCCTGGCTGATGCTCTGAATGCACAGGCGTTGCCATGGGAAGAACTGCCGGGTGAAGGTGCTTTCTACGGACCAAAAATCGAATTTTCCCTGAAAGACTGCATTGGCCGGGTATGGCAGTGTGGTACGATTCAGGTTGATTTCTCTATGCCAGGCCGTCTGGGTGCTGAATATGTCGATGAAAGCGGTGAACGCAAAACACCGGTCATGCTCCACAGGGCGATTCTGGGGTCGTTTGAGCGATTCATCGGTATACTTATTGAGCACTATGAAGGGGCTATGCCGCCATGGCTGGCTCCCAAACAGGTTGCCATCCTCAATATTACTGACAGACAGGCTTCTTATGCGGCAGAACTGGAAAAAATGTTGATGGAAAAGGGAGTTAGGGTAAAAGCGGACTTGAGAAACGAGAAGATCGGCTTTAAAATCCGCGAGCATACCTTAAATAAGGTGCCTTATTTGCTGGTTATTGGCGATAAGGAAATGGAAAACAGAACCGTTGCTGTGCGTACCCGCACAGGTGAAGACCTGGGTACCATGCCTGTAGAGGCATTCAAGGAACGCCTTGCAGCGGATATCAGCAAGCGTGGCCGTACTGCGTAA
- the thiH gene encoding 2-iminoacetate synthase ThiH produces MSFVNAFNQLNWDEIRMSILSKTAADVEHALSVRRLAHDQFLSLISPAAEPYLEQMAQKSMALTRQRFGNTVQMYIPLYLSNKCTNICTYCGFSLDNKIRRKTLSMEELDRELKAIKAMGFDHILLVTGEAQGTVGTEYFKTVLDKVRLHFSHITLEVQPLEQSEYEELMALGLDAVLVYQETYNRPAYEKYHLRGSKMDFDYRLETADRLGKAGIDKIGVGALIGLEDWRTDSAMVAAHLDYLEKTYWKTRYSISFPRLRPCEGEFQPISIISDKQLVQLICAYRLFKPQAELSLSTRESESFRDNVLPLGITTMSAFSSTQPGGYADGAVESLEQFAIDDNRRPEVVAAAIKSKGLEPVWKDWDRSYSH; encoded by the coding sequence ATGTCATTTGTAAACGCATTTAACCAGTTAAACTGGGATGAAATCAGGATGAGCATCCTGAGTAAAACCGCTGCGGATGTCGAACATGCCCTGTCCGTCCGCAGACTGGCTCATGATCAGTTTCTGTCTCTCATCTCTCCTGCGGCTGAACCTTACCTGGAACAGATGGCACAGAAAAGCATGGCACTCACCCGCCAGCGCTTTGGCAATACAGTACAGATGTATATCCCCTTATACCTGTCCAACAAGTGCACCAACATCTGTACCTACTGTGGTTTCAGCCTCGACAACAAAATCCGGCGCAAAACCCTGAGCATGGAAGAGCTGGACCGGGAACTGAAAGCCATCAAGGCCATGGGGTTTGATCATATCCTGCTGGTGACTGGCGAAGCCCAGGGTACGGTGGGCACCGAATATTTCAAAACCGTACTGGACAAAGTCAGACTGCACTTTTCCCACATTACACTGGAAGTACAACCCCTGGAACAGAGCGAATACGAAGAGTTGATGGCACTGGGGCTGGACGCCGTTCTGGTTTATCAGGAGACCTACAATCGCCCGGCCTATGAGAAATACCATCTGAGAGGCAGCAAGATGGATTTCGACTATCGCCTGGAAACCGCGGACAGACTCGGCAAGGCCGGCATCGACAAGATTGGTGTGGGTGCCCTTATTGGTCTGGAAGACTGGCGTACGGATTCCGCCATGGTAGCCGCACACCTCGACTATCTGGAAAAGACCTACTGGAAAACCCGTTACTCCATCTCTTTTCCCAGATTGCGCCCCTGCGAAGGTGAGTTCCAGCCTATTTCCATTATTTCAGACAAACAACTGGTTCAGCTGATCTGCGCTTACCGTCTGTTTAAACCGCAAGCGGAACTGTCACTGTCCACTCGAGAGTCAGAATCGTTCAGAGATAATGTACTGCCTCTGGGTATTACCACTATGAGCGCTTTCTCAAGCACTCAACCTGGTGGTTATGCCGATGGTGCCGTTGAATCCCTGGAACAATTCGCCATCGACGACAACCGTCGTCCTGAAGTGGTTGCTGCTGCGATCAAATCAAAAGGTCTGGAACCGGTCTGGAAGGACTGGGATCGCAGTTATAGCCACTGA
- the infC gene encoding translation initiation factor IF-3, translating to MRRNSFRDRRPQKAPINENIRAKEVRLIGADGSQVGVVDTRDALSMAQEAGLDLVEINATSEPPVCKILDYGKHQYEQKKQKAAAKKKQVQTQVKEVKFRPGTEEGDYQVKLRNLVRFLTEGNKAKVSLRYRGREMAHQQLGMELMNRVEKDLEEIGTVEQRPKMEGRQLIMVIAPKKKK from the coding sequence ATCAGACGTAACAGCTTCCGCGATCGTCGCCCGCAGAAGGCGCCGATTAATGAGAATATCCGTGCCAAAGAAGTCCGACTGATTGGAGCCGATGGCTCTCAGGTAGGGGTGGTCGATACCCGTGACGCTTTGTCCATGGCCCAGGAAGCAGGGCTGGATCTGGTTGAAATTAATGCAACCAGCGAACCGCCAGTCTGTAAGATCCTTGACTACGGCAAGCATCAGTACGAGCAAAAGAAGCAGAAAGCCGCAGCCAAGAAGAAACAGGTTCAGACCCAGGTGAAAGAAGTCAAGTTTCGCCCGGGCACAGAGGAAGGGGATTACCAGGTAAAACTGCGCAACCTGGTACGTTTCCTGACAGAGGGCAACAAGGCGAAGGTATCACTTCGCTACCGTGGTCGTGAGATGGCTCACCAGCAGCTGGGCATGGAACTGATGAACCGGGTTGAAAAAGATCTGGAAGAGATCGGTACCGTTGAACAGCGTCCAAAGATGGAAGGTCGTCAACTGATCATGGTTATTGCCCCGAAAAAGAAGAAGTGA
- the thiS gene encoding sulfur carrier protein ThiS, protein MQFFVNDQPLSLEAPLTLERLLEQINQAEKGVALAVNQEIVSRSQWPRRKVEEGDRITLIKATAGG, encoded by the coding sequence ATGCAATTTTTTGTTAATGACCAGCCCCTGAGCCTTGAGGCCCCTCTGACGCTCGAGCGGCTGCTGGAACAGATCAATCAGGCTGAAAAGGGCGTGGCACTTGCGGTCAATCAAGAGATCGTCAGTCGCTCCCAATGGCCCCGTAGAAAAGTAGAAGAAGGTGACCGTATCACCCTGATCAAGGCTACCGCAGGTGGCTGA
- a CDS encoding thiazole synthase has protein sequence MTDNLSNYRAGMLTIADRTFHSRLFTGTGKFNNSQTMAEAIKASQSELVTMALKRVDLNDDQDDILSPLIEAGVNLLPNTSGARDAREAVYAAQLAREALQTNWLKLEIHPDPKYLLPDPIETLKACGELVELGFVVLPYVHADPVLCKRLEEAGAAAVMPLGAPIGSNLGLKTEEFLNIIIEQSQVPVVVDAGIGSPSDAAKAMEIGADAVLVNTAIAVSNDPVAMGIAFKEAVIAGRRAYEAGLGIRSHQAQASSPLTAFLEDF, from the coding sequence ATGACCGACAATTTATCGAACTACAGGGCTGGTATGCTGACCATTGCTGATAGAACCTTCCATTCTCGCCTGTTTACCGGTACCGGGAAATTCAATAACAGCCAGACCATGGCTGAAGCCATCAAGGCTTCACAGAGCGAACTGGTCACCATGGCACTTAAGCGAGTGGATCTGAATGACGATCAGGATGACATTCTCTCCCCCCTGATTGAAGCAGGCGTTAACCTGCTACCTAATACTTCCGGTGCCCGCGACGCCAGAGAAGCCGTGTATGCAGCCCAGCTGGCCAGAGAAGCTCTGCAGACCAACTGGCTAAAACTGGAAATTCACCCGGACCCTAAATATTTACTGCCTGACCCCATTGAAACACTAAAAGCCTGCGGAGAACTTGTCGAACTGGGATTTGTTGTTCTACCTTATGTTCACGCTGACCCGGTCTTGTGCAAGAGGCTGGAAGAAGCCGGTGCCGCTGCGGTTATGCCTCTCGGGGCACCCATTGGCAGCAATCTGGGCCTGAAAACCGAGGAGTTTCTGAACATTATCATCGAGCAGAGTCAGGTCCCTGTGGTGGTAGATGCCGGTATTGGCAGCCCTTCCGATGCCGCTAAAGCAATGGAAATCGGAGCTGACGCCGTACTGGTGAATACAGCCATTGCTGTTTCAAATGACCCGGTAGCCATGGGTATAGCTTTCAAGGAAGCCGTGATAGCGGGCAGGCGAGCTTACGAGGCTGGCCTCGGAATACGTTCACATCAGGCTCAGGCAAGCAGCCCACTGACTGCATTTCTGGAAGACTTTTAA
- a CDS encoding ATP-binding protein, with protein MNDHLNSIRQITPTYKPFPKSLSTKSVAEQFAENTIYWLQLSNTSYVDRDSVETSFQRRVEDSEAGEEPFQDNFCIKKYRTQVEKKRLGIFYPEDYRTHEIPGLSKSSYLGKHSLPEYFDTANRYNFVAMDNGHKPSECLNAFFHGPTIADCATTLSACQYRAIETIIGTEEFDRIFGAPISRFRIPVDLFSHISQVTAFFTKGEYVNRVKYSNPLYRLFDYLEFYKGSGSNGQSELNIKKGDILYIQGVKGYDLKHATGHAVGYNLVCTGQNSSGQNLYLGFGPGEFDEPKTYDQVKKILIDGYNKPQGPETILAIKEGKSSYTERADDILPYDHPIGGIIIAARFNNEPWEYFLSECDQVWHRQPLLSVTPAMEPKPVHQVSRIHAENLDADIDQFIPRSTQQELMHETALKFTHAVINNQGGASYKKPMGLFLTGSPGLGKTHLCVAVAKKAADYGVNTLYLDADKAGELYQCFQGNENEWDSKIREMLAGKDLVVIDDANGGHFSKQLLARTMKHVMTAKKAIMVSSNHHIPVKAGLLGDIDPFTRYAHNFLYLSDLQGDSCRSQWWHSPDVLAADAISQLGQYQGRNAAGVITEHAVSIDEMARVLSIPAEQIRRVGPPELPGTEFVSPKFYFNHLSKTGHQAVFMECDITFSNPWIKQFLNVVQKVHDEGLKLVVKTNDRILFLEAVMDYLKFLQLLDGEVRIGERLEHMFPDFAESGLQN; from the coding sequence TTGAACGATCATCTCAACTCTATACGTCAGATAACCCCCACTTACAAACCCTTTCCGAAAAGTCTCAGCACCAAGTCCGTGGCTGAGCAGTTCGCCGAGAATACAATTTACTGGCTCCAGCTCAGTAACACATCCTACGTTGATCGGGACTCAGTTGAGACAAGCTTTCAGCGTCGAGTGGAAGATTCTGAAGCAGGAGAAGAACCATTTCAGGATAATTTTTGTATTAAGAAATATCGGACCCAAGTAGAAAAAAAACGTCTGGGTATTTTTTATCCTGAGGATTATCGGACTCACGAAATTCCCGGTCTGTCAAAAAGTTCATACCTCGGGAAGCACTCACTGCCGGAATATTTTGACACGGCGAACAGGTATAACTTTGTAGCAATGGATAATGGGCATAAACCAAGTGAGTGTCTGAATGCTTTTTTTCATGGCCCCACCATTGCAGACTGTGCAACGACTCTTTCGGCCTGTCAGTATCGGGCCATTGAAACCATTATTGGCACCGAAGAATTCGACCGCATCTTTGGTGCACCGATCTCAAGGTTCAGAATTCCAGTCGACCTTTTCAGTCACATCTCCCAGGTTACGGCATTCTTCACAAAGGGTGAATATGTAAACCGGGTCAAGTATAGCAACCCTCTCTATCGTCTGTTTGATTATCTTGAGTTTTACAAAGGCTCAGGGAGCAATGGGCAGTCAGAGCTGAATATAAAAAAAGGTGATATCCTCTATATTCAGGGGGTAAAAGGCTACGATTTGAAGCACGCAACTGGTCATGCTGTCGGTTACAATCTGGTATGCACCGGGCAAAACAGCAGCGGACAGAATCTCTATCTGGGGTTTGGTCCGGGTGAATTTGATGAACCGAAAACCTACGATCAGGTCAAAAAAATACTGATTGATGGCTACAATAAACCACAGGGCCCTGAGACAATCCTTGCCATTAAAGAAGGGAAATCGAGCTACACTGAGCGGGCCGACGATATCCTGCCCTATGACCACCCTATTGGTGGTATCATTATCGCGGCTCGCTTTAATAATGAGCCTTGGGAATATTTTTTGTCAGAGTGCGATCAAGTCTGGCATCGTCAACCGCTTTTGTCTGTCACTCCGGCTATGGAACCAAAGCCAGTGCATCAGGTGTCACGTATCCATGCTGAAAATCTTGATGCTGATATAGATCAATTCATACCCCGCTCAACACAGCAGGAACTGATGCATGAGACGGCCCTGAAGTTCACGCATGCTGTGATTAATAATCAGGGTGGAGCCTCGTATAAAAAGCCCATGGGACTATTCCTGACCGGATCACCGGGACTAGGAAAAACACATCTTTGTGTGGCTGTTGCCAAAAAAGCAGCCGACTATGGTGTCAACACCCTGTATCTGGACGCAGATAAGGCAGGTGAACTGTATCAGTGCTTCCAGGGTAATGAAAATGAATGGGATAGCAAGATCAGGGAGATGCTTGCCGGTAAAGATTTGGTGGTAATCGATGATGCTAACGGCGGTCACTTTAGCAAACAACTTCTGGCAAGAACAATGAAACATGTGATGACTGCCAAGAAAGCTATCATGGTCAGTTCAAATCATCATATTCCTGTCAAAGCTGGACTCCTTGGCGATATCGATCCCTTTACCAGGTACGCCCATAATTTTCTTTACCTTAGTGATTTGCAGGGAGACAGTTGCCGTTCCCAATGGTGGCACAGCCCTGATGTACTGGCTGCTGATGCAATATCGCAACTGGGTCAGTATCAAGGCCGTAATGCGGCAGGAGTGATCACTGAGCACGCCGTATCAATAGACGAAATGGCCAGAGTACTCAGTATTCCAGCCGAACAGATCCGCCGGGTGGGCCCTCCCGAATTACCCGGAACAGAATTTGTAAGCCCGAAATTCTATTTCAACCATTTATCCAAAACAGGGCATCAGGCTGTTTTTATGGAGTGTGATATTACTTTTAGTAATCCTTGGATCAAGCAGTTCTTAAATGTTGTTCAGAAAGTACACGACGAAGGCTTGAAACTGGTAGTGAAAACCAATGACCGCATATTATTCTTGGAAGCTGTAATGGATTATTTAAAATTTCTTCAACTTCTAGATGGGGAGGTCCGTATCGGAGAGCGGCTAGAGCATATGTTCCCGGACTTTGCGGAATCCGGACTACAGAACTAG
- a CDS encoding type III secretion system chaperone: MIEPYEQFKEFLKNFGEHIGHDLTTEDNICALADENDETAVIIELPENSDLLLLHRMLTPMPTDPELQAARAMQLLSLNGAPDKLKGAWFYTDQDGMGLHLMTSHPVGSLTHETFKNLVLGYIELANTLTRELKEEEQELVYDSSPAGGIVL; encoded by the coding sequence ATGATTGAGCCTTACGAACAATTTAAAGAGTTTTTGAAGAACTTTGGTGAACATATTGGTCATGACCTGACCACAGAAGACAACATCTGCGCTCTGGCAGACGAGAACGATGAGACCGCAGTGATCATAGAGTTACCTGAGAACAGTGATCTTTTACTGCTGCACCGCATGCTGACACCCATGCCTACAGATCCTGAGCTACAGGCCGCCAGAGCAATGCAGCTGTTGTCTCTCAACGGAGCCCCGGACAAGCTCAAAGGTGCCTGGTTTTATACGGACCAGGATGGAATGGGTTTGCACCTTATGACCAGCCACCCTGTCGGCAGTCTGACCCACGAGACATTCAAAAACCTGGTGCTTGGCTACATAGAGCTCGCCAACACGTTAACCCGGGAACTGAAAGAAGAAGAGCAGGAGCTTGTTTACGACTCATCACCTGCTGGGGGGATAGTATTATGA
- the smrA gene encoding DNA endonuclease SmrA has translation MSYDDQDLFLQEMEGVAPLKSRAKANLKKHQTATPGQALRRKAAQTELNDPNFLSLDNPKRVQPYDHLEYKRSGVQEGVFKKMRLGKYAIEARLDLHNHTAAEARKAVFDFINDCQQHELRSLIINHGLGLNSTPPAIIKSYVNTWLREMDQVLCFHTALKFHGGSAALYVVLRKSERKKLENRERHSKRTA, from the coding sequence ATGAGTTACGACGACCAGGATCTGTTCCTCCAGGAAATGGAGGGAGTGGCTCCCCTGAAAAGCCGCGCCAAAGCGAACCTCAAGAAGCATCAGACAGCGACTCCCGGTCAGGCCCTGAGAAGGAAGGCAGCCCAGACTGAGTTGAATGACCCTAATTTTTTATCTCTGGATAACCCGAAAAGAGTCCAGCCTTACGATCACCTGGAATATAAGCGCTCCGGTGTTCAGGAAGGTGTTTTCAAGAAAATGAGACTGGGCAAATACGCCATTGAAGCCAGACTCGACCTGCATAATCACACAGCGGCTGAGGCTCGCAAAGCGGTTTTTGACTTCATCAACGACTGCCAGCAACACGAGCTTCGCTCACTCATCATCAATCACGGCCTGGGCTTAAACAGCACCCCCCCCGCCATCATTAAAAGCTACGTCAATACCTGGCTGCGGGAAATGGACCAGGTGCTCTGCTTTCATACCGCATTGAAGTTTCACGGCGGCTCTGCGGCCTTGTACGTGGTGCTGAGAAAGAGTGAAAGAAAAAAGCTGGAAAACCGGGAGCGCCACTCCAAACGCACCGCCTGA